A single genomic interval of Juglans regia cultivar Chandler chromosome 1, Walnut 2.0, whole genome shotgun sequence harbors:
- the LOC109003945 gene encoding uncharacterized protein LOC109003945, giving the protein MSSTSRAIVAASVGVVEAMKDQMGICRWNYIIGSAQQNTKTHLRSLSQTKNLSSSTSAVVSSKARDQKMKKSEESLRTVMYLSCWGPN; this is encoded by the coding sequence ATGAGTTCAACAAGCAGAGCTATTGTAGCAGCCAGCGTAGGAGTTGTGGAGGCCATGAAAGACCAGATGGGTATCTGCAGGTGGAATTATATTATAGGATCCGCTCAGCAAAACACGAAGACTCATCTCCGCTCGTTATCTCAGACTAAGAACCTCTCCTCTTCAACTTCCGCTGTGGTTTCAAGCAAAGCAAGAGATCAGAAAATGAAGAAGTCGGAAGAGTCTTTGAGGACAGTCATGTACTTAAGCTGTTGGGGTCCCAATTGA